From the genome of Anopheles funestus chromosome 2RL, idAnoFuneDA-416_04, whole genome shotgun sequence:
ACGCAAAAATGACTCCTACACTCACATGCGAACACTTGCCATGTTGGCCTTGTGATAGGTAGGTGTGCGCTCTGTACTTCCAGACGGAATGGAAGGCGAGAGTCAGGTgcggttgcttttttttctattaatgtTCTATGAACATGTAGACTTTGAATATGCTTAGATTTTCTGCACTTTCAGCCGCATGTTTTTAAAGtacaattatttacaaaaaaagcaccGAGATTTCCGAAATCGGATATCCGGATGATTGGTAAAAAATCGATGTGAAGGAGTTGATCAAAAAGGCAATCGCGATGACGAAAAACCCACATCATATTACATATCTCAactattacaacaaaaaaactcccggTCTACGGTCTCTTGCTAGCTACACAAAAATCATGGTGTCGCTGTTAAGCAAAAGTGAGGTCCAAATAGGCTGTGACGTGAAGAAGATGTTGATGGTGAGCTATTTGGTTCACTGCGCAGGTCCGTTTCCAGATCATCCGTACAGATCAAAAATGTACATTGTCTTTTCCACTTTCTccgtagcttttttttcgaaggaaaagcggaaaagctAACCTAAAGCTGTCGGTAAATGTCTTACAATCCTTTGGCACTAGTGAGTTTGCTAAAATGTAAAAGTATTATTGTTCTGCTCAGAtgaatttctaatccaatttTATAAAAGAATACATTTCGAGAAGCCTAAATCCCTCTTTCGCTATGTGAAATATGGAACATTACTCGTTTACATGGGGTTAAGTTCTATAATTACACTTTTTAGATGTTATTGGTATTGCACCGAAAAACAAGTTGTACTATTTTATAAGTGTCTTTTTAGATCTACGAACTTGGTCTTTGCGTTTTTAATTATACAAAGCTCTATAGACAGTCCTCCTTGTGTATGGAAGCTCACAGTCTACCTGCGATTTAAACAAAACGCGACCGGTACAAACTTAAATACACAACTCAACTAATTAGGAAGTTATATACAATATACAGCTCCGTTAATCGGTCTACTATTTAGAATAGGACAGTTATTGAACCCTGTATATTGGCGCTTAGTGATAAGAATGAATATTAAGATCGCCTCATGATTCCCGAACTTTGGTATTCGGTTTAATGTAGTGAAGGTCGTGGATCGATTCTCATCTAGATAGACGAGCCACACCCCGTGTAAGATTGGCTATCTCGCAAGGTAAAATTAAGTTTTGGTAACTATTAAATGACAGACATGAAAGGGTAGACCGTTACACCCAAATGGTATTGTATGTGTAGGTTTATACATACTAAACATATGCACAATGCAATTACATGGAAAAGTAGAATTAGcaatttttccacaaaacttAATCATTAAATTCGCCAAACGCGTCTCGCACTTTTCTCTatcaaatgtttcaatttgctCAAAGCGCAAGCTTGTTTCAATTATATATTATTAGTATCACCTTAACAAGTTGATCATGTTTGCTTTCTAGAGGAACGACTGCTTGAAAGATGATGGTGGCGgctaattttccatttcaccgGCGAACagcagataaaaataaaaagggttAATATGTGTATAAAACTGTAACATAAAGGGTCACGTGGTAATAGACGGGCGGGCGCCCTGATAAAAATGAGGCTTTGGGGTCTGTTGTAAGTAGGTAACCATGATGAATTGGTCTTCGGTGGGCAAAAATCGATACTGATATTCTACAGAAATACATGGCGAACACTGCACagatttgttgtttgtaaaacATACATTTTGGGTTTGCCGTACTGTTGTTTCGCACAAGAAGGGAACGAGGGAATCGGCTTATTGGACGATTGATTTGACCACGTACAATGTTCTACTTAGAACACGAGGGTTGTCGTCTGCATTGTTGGATGTGTGTGCTGTATTTGTTCGTTCTGCGTGACTAGTTCATCTGATTTTTTTGTCGGGTTTCATGTTGAACCCTTTGAAATTCATGTTCGGTACTGGTTGGTCGTTTGTGACTGGCACCAATGGCTTCCATACTGCATCCACTAAACACGGACGAACAgcatactttaaaaaaatgtagaaaGCCGTTTGGATAACATGACGGACgggggttatttttttttgtaggagTGTTACACATAAAAATCATAACATTTAGCTGGTAAAAAGCACACGAgctagcttttttttctgtacgaAGGTTTGATTACATTCTCAACAGAATAGGTTCAAATTGATGTTAATTTGATGTATACAAGGCCACTGCCACTGCGCTGATAGCAAGGCCTAATGCTTTTTCATGTgcacatttcatttcactctACCATACACAATTGTATGTTTCTTGATGATGATGCCTAACAATTTTAGCAAACTTTGTGAAATTTTGATGAGTTTACGCAAACTTACAATTCCTACGAATATTACTCGGTAAATATGTTCGATTATTCATCGAGTACATTTTCGGCGCTAGTTTTAGTTGTATAAAATGGGGTGTGGTTCACTGTATGTTGTTATGTAAAATACAATACTGGCTGAGGCAGACGTGTTCAatcagaaaataaataaattaattatcagTATGATATGATTGTACCGTGTAACGCGCGGGAACGCATATTGATTCGAACTTATCTCTTCCCAAGTGAatgaattgatttgattttatgcCGATTCTATCAAAAGATGAGATAAGCGCAACTTACGGctagaaaaatgaaataatatcaTGTGGATGTGATGGGGAGATTTCTTCTCAACATTCCTTAtacggtttgaaaaaaaaactacccttttttatttatcatacGGCCATTCCAAAAAAGCATATTTCACTGAAACACACTTAGTAGCTACTAATTCAATCATCAAAAAGtggcaaagaaaatgtttcagtAAAACTTCTGCTAACAAAATGTTCGTCTCATTGTAacgtgtgttcgtgtgtgatGTTTAtgagaaacatattttatattttcttctactCAACTGTTGCGTAATTGCCAGTTTCGTATTGCGGTTAGTTACGTGTGATGGCAGTGATTTCCATTCATTGTATTCCTTGTTCCACATCTGACACCTTTCCAAGTGCAGTCGATCAGAAGAATAGGAACTTTACATTTATGTTTTcataattcttttttgtattggtTGATTTTAAGTAAAATTGATAAAACTCAACATCTTTAGCTTTTCTTGAAAAGAAATCTTCTTTCATATTCGcgtgaaaaattggaaaatgaaattaaatgtgCAACTTTCTCTTTATATCCTATTAAATAAAGCACTTCATGATTGTTTTTCTGTATttctttctttgatttttgcaACTGACACATGCCTTAATGTGATGGCGTGTGTGCTGTTGCTTAAGTTTTCCTTTTACAAAAGTATTGTTGACAACATCAACAATAACGACAATCCACCGAACAATtactaaaaccaaaaatttgttaaatcgagtattttatgttaaaaaacgTCGTAAAGTTGAAAGAATGTACTGTTACTGTTTCTCTGCTGACCCCATCCAGCAGGCAGTGAGCAGTGCGAGACAAGTTTCGCTGTTTCGCTCCATTGGCCGAAGACTGTTCGGTGTTCAGCAACGCCGGTGTGCGTAGACATCGCGCATTTGTTCGCTCGcgcgcgtttgtgtgtgttttttctcgttAGCGGCTTTTTTCTGGCGGCTAAAAATGTGTGGAAAAATGTGAATGTGTAGGTTGCTCCTATTGCGTAGCTGGCGCGgaataaaaatgtgataaaacgCTTCTTTGAAGGATTGAAAATGTTGCACAAATCTAGCAAATGCGATTGCGGAAAAATACTGTAATATAATACCAGATTTCAAATGTCCTTAATCTGTCATCAAAACTGGAATGTACCACTGCCATTGTTCTAACAAGCAAACGTGTCTTTTCGcgaatgtgcgtgtgtgtgtcagtTTGCTCTCATGTTCTGCTACGATGAGCTCAGAGCGAATGGGAATGAGAAGCTAACTGTGCGTTCGGCACGTTCGCAATGAAACGCCTGGCGGCTATTTTGCGGACAACGGCAATCTTCAAACCCCGGCGGCTGTGTAACGAAACAGTTCAGATCTTCTTCTTAAGTTGTTGGAGAACCGGCACCAAAGTACTCTTGTTGCGTTCGCGAATTCATCCACCTCTGGTTCGTGCAAAGTAACCAACCAACCAGGTGGTTAACGATAACGCGAAAATTGAGCAAACACATAAACATTTCACTAAAGCATTTGAAGTAGGACGACATTTAAAGCAGAAATTTGCTGGCTGGTGCGATTTTGTCTTACCTTTTACATTCTATGCGGGCATACAATAAAACTGAGAAAAAGTCTAATATGCGCCTGCGTTAGGATAATGATGAGCATATTCTATTAACATTTCACTAATGACGAATTTGGACAAGACAGTCACATATGAATGATTATCAAACCCAACTAAGCAAAACATACAAGCAGTATCTATctaacgaaaacgaaaaaatgtgTAGAATATACCGAATGTTAcgatttttaatacaaaaaccaCCATAAAATGTGAAGTTAAGCTTTGCCtacaaaaacacgaaacggtaaatgaattatttcaacCAAACCTAACAACACATTCCTGAGTTCGTTAGATAAGCTAAAGGCTATATTGTAGCAACCTTTCCGGATGTTCCTTTAATGGTCTTGCATTTCTATTGTTGTAATAGCGCTGTTGCCAACTGCTCAACACACGAAAGGTGTGTAGAATGTCTAAATGTCGAagagagaaatagaaataacatGGACCAAAGCGACATTGAGCATTGAGCAACCATAGTGTGTCAGGAACGACAAGTGGATAACGCGTTGGGTGTAATGTGATCCAAATAAAGTACGAAAAACAGATAATTTTAACGGTTCCCTCATACTTAGTTTGTGCTAAAGTTATGTAATGATTTATGTTAACGATTAAATATTTCGCTcgataaatgttttctttttctttgttgcaGAAATGGTCGAAGCCATGAAGAAGGTTGCTTCTATGGACGTGGAGCTAACGGTGGAGGAGAGAAATCTTCTGTCGGTGGCTTACAAAAACGTCATCGGTGCACGTCGCGCTTCCTGGCGGATAATCTCTTCGATAGAGCAGAAGGAAGAGAATAAGGTATGTACCATGTTATAATGATGCACAAACCCCACTTCTAGATACAGTCAAGTGTTTACAATTGGTTCTATTTTCTCCTTATCTCGTACACAGGCAGTGGAGGAGAAGCTGGAAATGATCAAGAACTACCGCTCACAGGTCGAGAAGGAACTGCGCGATATCTGCTCAGACATCCTTGAGGTGCTCGATAAGCATCTGATCCCGTGTGCAACGACTGGTGAAAGCAAGGTGTTTTACTACAAGATGAAGGGCGATTATCACCGCTATCTGGCCGAGTTTGCGACCGGCGGAGATCGCAAGGATGCTGCCGAAAACTCGCTCGTTGCGTACAAGGCTGCCAGTGATATCGCGATGACTGACCTTCCACCAACGCATCCAATCCGGTTGGGATTGGCATTGAACTTCTCAGTGAGTATCTTGAAATGTGTGGTGTGGGAAGGCTTTGGAAAAGAGAAGGCAAAGGTGAATACGAAACCAATGGTcgctgtttctttttctactaCTTTCTGTGCTTAGGTATTTTACTACGAAATCCTGAACTCTCCGGATCGTGCCTGCCGTCTAGCGAAAGCTGCATTCGACGATGCAATTGCCGAACTGGATACTCTGAGCGAAGAAAGCTACAAAGATTCAACGCTAATTATGCAGTTGCTTCGAGACAACCTCACCTTATGGACATCCGACATGCAGGCTGACGGTAAGAATTAACCACGAACAGACTGTTTCGTTACCTAACTGCAAtcattattcatttcattgtgTAGTAGTCTTTAATCAGCAAACAATCTCAGATAAATGTCATTCTAatgccttttgttttttgttctgtttttcaaTCGCTTCACAGGAGAAGGTGAACAGAAGGAACAAATCCAGGATGTCGAAGACCAAGACGTGTCGTAATTTGCGCGCGTCTCGTTTTATGTgtgagtttattttattaattaaaaaagcaagATAAGAGATAAGCAttaagaaataagaaaataaacataagaaatatacacaaaaacacagacatagagcaaaaaagggatggaataaaagaaaaaaaatcttcttgcAAATGATCGATCCACTCCAGCAAATCGAAGTGTGAAAATATCCAGTCCCGGTAGCATATAACCAACATTTCCAGAGAAGACAGAGAGAGACTAGAACGTAAAACAGGACTAAACatgaaatgaataataaagGCAGTACTCTCGATTGCACCTATGTAGGACCATCAGAATGGgaagagagcgaaaaaaataggaattcattgaaaaataaggagtgaaataaaacatcatttattcataaaataatacacacatacacacgcgtgAAAAGCGAATTATCTCTTAAACAACAATGCAAATCATGAAAGCATACAACAACAGAAGCGCAAAGAAATCCAACCTCTTGTAGGATATCACATACCACAACACCGTGTTGGGGAGTTTCCTATTttagagacagagagagaggaagagaaagagagagagagagacagacagGTCGAGAACAGAGCGCGCAACAAATGTAAGAAAAACTCACAGCAAAACCGAACAAGATCGAgtaacatcaacaacaaactcTAATGATATGTGCAGTTTATGTAGATTTCGAGGCTCCGGAAAGAACATACTTAAGACACTCTCGCTACGCTCTTGTACTTCTCGTACTCCTTCTTGTCCCAGTTCCCAGTTTTATTGCATAGATCACTCTTACATTTCTGAATTTTGTGTGCATTTCCCTTGTGCGCGTTTATGTACCAGCTTAAAAGCATTATCATACCCGCCCGTagtacacacaaaacatacttTAAGTGAAATTAGCTACATTCTCATAGTATAGATAAAGGAAGAAATGTTTCGTGTTTCAtcgtagcaaaacaaacaaatccacGTCTGCTCCACCGTCATCCGCTACCAACCACCACAACCACAGTCGCCTAGCTCACCATAACACCATCACACAACTACCGCCCGTCGTTGTCGACGTTGCCGTTTGGGGCATTTTGTTCTGACCGACCCGACCCGCGATCCCCTGTGCCCATTCATCAGTAGCCGCTTGACCCAGCAGCAAAGGTTTCTCTATGATGGTGTACGCATTTGCAGAATAGAAAATTCATCGGTGAAATACATCACTCTTACCTCGCGTCGGTGCCACAGCGTTTAACCCTAGACTAGTTAGTGCAACGTGTAAGCACTATTGTTTGTGTCCATAGAGTTCTCCTTCGTAGGGGATTTGCTTCGTTTGCCACTTCGTAATACAATTCAATATTGCTGCGTGTCGCACAATACGTGTGACATGCTTTTTGCTGCATTGTaaaccaccaaaaactaacaaagCACGCGCTCCGTTGGGTCGTCAAAATAAGCTGCAGCTAATGAAGTAACTTAGCAGACGGGGAAGAAACGCACAACCATGCGCGGGAGGGTAGTGTAGAAAAGGCGAGCGGCGGGGGCGGATGTTACATGTGGAGTTATTGCAGAGAGACGGACAAAATGGAGTAGAAAGCGGCTGTTGTTCGCTACTCTACTGTcgcttattatttttttagagcTGGGTTTGAGAACTTAAAGTATAACTTCACGTATTTCTTCATTCCTACACACGAATCCTTACATCTAACATGTTTAACTTTGCTTTACCCGACGCTTCTTTTACAAGCATCACACATACGACGGAAGGACTAttatgtgtatgtatgcaaACTCTTTGGAACAGTTCAGAGGCGTGCGTGGCAAATTTAGTGTAACACTAATCCAGCCTGTGACGACATCAGGGCTTGTTAATAATTCTCCCAGCTTTTGATGATACTAATAACATAATTGCGCGTATACCTAAATGCAGAAAGCACACCTACTATCACAAGGAGTAATGCGCGCGCGTTCTAATGAGCAAAAGAAAGTTAGAGCCAAAACCAACAAGAAGGCAGAGGTGGTGAACAAACAGTAattgagaaacaaaaatcatcaatCAAACCCAATTGAatgtgtattgtttttgtcaatatatattaaaataaagaaataactatgaaaaagaaaacccgtAAAGAATATAGAATCGAAAACGCAGCCACACACAAcatcacccccaaaaaaacgcaataaGAAACGATGCTGGAGGAATAAAGCTGGTTGCAATATGAAATGCTATATTGCCGGTCTGCTGCTGTGCGTGCGttaggtaaaacaaaaatgcagaCAAAACAAGGCACCACACAAGGAAATTGACTACACTTGAGGATATGCAGCAAAGGTGCGTTCGGTGGTAGTTTGCCGAAGCGCAGGAAGTGTAATTTTGAtcagtttatttattataaatatattaacTAGCCAGACGGAACAATGTGGTGTGACAAACATTGATGAGCAAACCGTCTTCATCTCAACCAGGCTAAAACGTGTGGAAAAAGGGTTGAGcgcttttttcctttgcgaGAACGGATGCTGTTCCATGCTCTGGCGAATGTGGACACGAATTGGAGCATCGAGAATGCGAGCTGGGGGTGTTTtgaagtattattttttttaaaagacacAGCAAGACACATTTTGACTTACTGTTCATATTTTAGTCATTTTCTAAAGAAACTAATTCATCTTGTGCGTAGTGTTTCCCCGTTACCATTCCATCTCAACTCTGTCTTGCGATGAATGGTTATTTATGAAAAGGACATAGTACAGgactatttgttttaaaagaagtaTTTAAACCGTTTGGTTTTCCCAGCTCGCTAACTCGATTTTGCTCAGCATTAGTTCATTTTCGCATAAtagcaaattaaaatcaaacaacacgTTCGGTACTACACACGTGACTCTCACACATGCGCGAAATTCCATTATCGACACTACTTATCCATCGTAAATATACATTCAAACACATACctagaacaaaaagaaaagaatcaccAATGTCGTCCCAAGCAAGTCCCGTGGATATTGTGCACGATGTTTGGGAAAAGGAGAGGAAAACTGCAAtaaatgtgcgtgtgtgtgtgtgaaagtgtATGTGCGTATCAATGAAAGTTGCGGGCGTACAGGTTAACCAGTTCGACACAAGTTTAACTAAATGATATTCCCATCACGCATTAGTGGTAACATTTCTCACTACACACAGGCTAACGCAAGGAATACGTCTCTTGGAGTTACAGAAGCAGCTGGAGTAAACGTTGTTACTTAAAGAAAGGATAGCAAACATCTAAATCCGCAAATGAAAAGTCGAAAGTGAGACGTTAGTTAAGCGAACCTCTTAGCCCACACCCGAATGAATGTAGAAACAGAGAACGGTAAGCAACTACTTCAATGGACAGGTAGAAAGGATACAAACAcgtggaaaaacaaagaaacatagTTAAAGCAAAATGATATGGGGTGTGAAACAAGaatacagcagcaaaaacacacacacgcaggaaatgaaacaagaaatggaaataaacaaTTCTAGTAGTAGCCATTGAGCAGCTTTTTAATTGCGATAAAAACCGGACGATGTAAGCATACATTTtacttagttttgttttctttgatgTTTACGATGATTGGGCTTTagtttggaatttttgttgaatcgttgcatttactttttgttttgttttgaatcgtTGCATTTACTGGACCTATTGGCCGAACTCAGACGGGACGCCCACTCTCTGCCCACGTCCACAAGTAACTTCGTAGAAAGCCGAAAGCAACGCTCTATGATCGCAGATAAAATTTCCGAATTCTCTTTCACTTCGCGAAAGATCACAGGTATAATTTCCGAATCCCCTTTCGCTTCGTGATTTGTGGACGCGTCCAGGGCAGGAcccattttgtttgaaattttgtatgacttcgGCTTTTTTGGACGTCTCATGAGCCGTCATGTGTACGTCGCCAAtgggtccgatcgattccggacgagtccgatcgagtccgactAGTCATaggtaaattgttcagaacACGATCCTGAAATCTCCtcaggctatagccttagcttctttttgagtaattttccaattttttataaactggtataatttaatgccaattggttgcaatagctttcttttcactcaaataatgcttgaaatcaaaaaaagaataaaaaatttaaaaaattaaaaaaaatctaaaaatttgaaaatttcataaggttcatttttgcaccaagttttgcctataactcggtcggtatccaacggatcgccaatcctgtggtcgatagatggcactaatggctacattttctgcttggacggccatgccctcagatctctgtgccagaagttattcgaggaaccaagttccataccctggttgagaaaatgtaaaactttcctcatttttgcaccaacttttgcctataactcgatctatatccaacgaatcgccaatctttagcctgtggtcgatagatggcaccaatggctacattttcttcttggacggccatgccctcagatgtgtgtgccagaagttattcgaggaaccaagttccataccctgtttgagaaaatgtaaaattttcctcatttttctgcaattcagcaaaatttttaaatgtgatatattttaatgggaattggttgcaataagtttcttttcacttaaatagtgctttaaattaaaaaaagaataaaaaatcggaaaaaaaaatttaaaaaattttcaactcgaaaatttcataaggcttaccccttacgatttttttgggaaattttgcaaaaaaatttaaattgttttattttaatgctaattggttgcaatgagtttcttttcactcaaataatgctttaaatgaaaaaaagaatatacaaaaataaaaaagttctaaaaattttaaaaattcctaAGGCTATAAATGATGGCTTTTCTGGCAGAAAATGAGACTTTTCTGCCATGATCGCCCGAAGCaatgttttttattaacatattTCCAGCCAACAAATGTGACCTATGATATCTAATATTCCTGGTAATATTCTTGAGAAGACTTAAAGGTATCTCTTAGAGGCTAGGACTTGTAAAACTGGATATTTTGGAAGTGATTTGAAACATGGTACGcaacacaaaattaaaaataaatatatgcaGTACTTTATTTAAGGATAAGTTGAACATGAAATGGTTTCGAAATGTTCACATAAACACGGGAATGGATAATTACGTTGTGTCTTAAAGCTACATCGACGTCCATAGAGTAGTGAAAGTCTGCTATTATTTATATCCGAGAtttcattttctccaacaGCATCCACAGGCACTGTCGTTGGGATTCCATTTGTGTGATCTGTGCCAAATGCTCCGTGTACGTGACGACAGTTTGCTGGAAAAGAGCAACGAACAACAATATTATTTAGACGCATTATTTAATCCTGCATGCGAaacgaaaccgaaacgaaTTTCTAATTTCGTTCTTATCTGTGTGGTGTGGCAATTAATAAACCTATAAATATTAAGACGCCCAGCCTTAATGTGATAAGCGAGAAGGACTTGGCTGTAACCTTTGTACAACGCCAATCAAAGGAACTGACTGTTACAGTGCAGTTTAATGCGTAATACACACGCAATCAGTGTCGCAATGTTGCAAAAATAGCTTATcagttgtaaacaaaaacatcccaAATAAAgtacacaaaagcaaaaaatcggCAAGCAGGAAGTTAGAGGCGATAATGCGTGATTAGTGGAGGATGCTTACCAATTGCTTCGGTTCGATAACGTTCCGGTTCTTTACAGCCAAATTCCATAGATTAACCGTCAGAGTGAACATTTTGTCCACCGACAGATCGGCGCCGGT
Proteins encoded in this window:
- the LOC125765979 gene encoding 14-3-3 protein epsilon, giving the protein MSERENNIYKAKLAEQAERYDEMVEAMKKVASMDVELTVEERNLLSVAYKNVIGARRASWRIISSIEQKEENKAVEEKLEMIKNYRSQVEKELRDICSDILEVLDKHLIPCATTGESKVFYYKMKGDYHRYLAEFATGGDRKDAAENSLVAYKAASDIAMTDLPPTHPIRLGLALNFSVFYYEILNSPDRACRLAKAAFDDAIAELDTLSEESYKDSTLIMQLLRDNLTLWTSDMQADGEGEQKEQIQDVEDQDVS